In Gossypium hirsutum isolate 1008001.06 chromosome A10, Gossypium_hirsutum_v2.1, whole genome shotgun sequence, the DNA window CCTATTATTTCTGTTTTTTTCTAAAGTCTTTTTACTCTTAGAATTAGGATCTGTGGCCATAAATTCTTAGTCTGCTTTTGTAGTTCGCAGACTCATAATGTCAAAAAGTTTGTTCTACACACGAACTATCCTTGTCATGTTGATTCCAGTTTGCAGATAAAGTGCGGATTATATCCTATCTCCTTACACGATGTGAATTAACAACTAAAACAGAATTACGCCAAGCACTAAATGCTTTTATGTGTTCAATATTTAGTTATTTTGCTAGTATATTATAATTCAGGTATGATAGTGAGAGAGGATTGCTACTGAAGATATTTGCTATTAACAGGTTTTGAAGAATGGCTATATCGCAGCAGTAACACACTTTTCCTGTCTTGGTGAACCATCGCTGGATATGCACAAGTTGTTGGTGCCAGGTATTGTTCGTAGATGATTGTACAGTATGTATTGATCtgtataattaatatattatattcttTAATTCACTTTCGCTCAATTTCCTTTTCATTTAGCCATCAGGGGACTGACGGGTCAGGAATCACGAAATGCAAAATGCCATGTTTCAATGAACGAAGGTGATGTTTTCTAGTAGTAACATGTTTCGGACATGTCTGGTCGCTAAAATTGACTAATGGGCCTACTGAAAACAAGAGATAACAAGATTGAATAGTAAAAGACAGAGGTGCTGAAAGCAGCTGATGAAGAATAATAGTTTTTTTTCCTGACCAAaaaagtattgtttttttttttcaactaaagTCTTAAGCAAAATGTTTCTACAACCTTTGTCATCTAAATAGTGGCACCTAACAGTTTTTCCTTCCTTTTGCGAAACACAAGCAGGAATTAAAAAAGGTAAACAGCAAAAATATTTCGTTGCTGGGACTTCAACCTAGGTAaaaatcaaattgacaaaaaattataagttATGTTGAGGGTTTTAAAAGTTACTTACCTTTGACAATGTTGATTTTAGCATCAAAATTAAATAGAgagatcaaaattttaaataaaaaagtacaaggcttacgaaattaaaataaattttaaatttcaaatgatACAAGAACAAATAACCCAAAAACAGCAAAGAATATTCCGTTGCCGGGACTTGAACCCGGGTCTCTCGGGTGAGAGCCGAGTATCCTAACCACCTAGACTACAACGGATTGTTTGATTCGTCGGCGCAGTAAAATGAATTTGTAAGATTTTTTAAGAGCCACTATCTGCTTCCCTGAAATTTATCTTTTCATGTATGATATTGACTTCAAATGCTCCCTGGATAACACTAATTTATGCTGCAAAGTTAGTTGCTTTCTAGCTGTGGTTAATTGGTGAAGAATAGATAAAATTGCAGTATTTGTTGGGATTTTAGCTAAAGTGCTGCTGCTGATGGGTTATTCTTCTAATTGGCGTTTTGATTGTACATTCTTAAAGTTGTTTTCTCAAGCTTCCCTGCTAATTGGGTGACAAGAAAAGGCAATGGAATGTTCTTTTTAGATGGTTTAATGGGGGTATGAACGAAAGAATTCATTTTAGGTTCAAGGCTGATGGACTTCACAGTTTACTTTAACAGGGAATGTCGTGGCAAATAATGGGTAGTTGATTTTACCACCTCCAATTCACCGACATAAgtagaattcaaaattttcagGAACAAACCTAATGAAAGAATTGTCTTACTCCATTCCGCAAGGTAGTATTACGGAAGCATTTGGCGTACAGTGTAAACTAACACAATTTTGTTACACTGATGATTGAACGTAAAGGATCTTGGTGAGCATTAACCATATGGACTTGTTTTACTGCCGTTGCAGGATCAGCAATCTTTCTTAGAATTAGTATTCGGGATCCATACAAACAACAGGAGTGTCCATTTTGGCGTCATAAACAAAACACATTAATGGCTTCCAGTGGGTAGATTATAAGATTTTTGAGGCTTCACCAATGAGGCTTCATATTCAAATCTATCATTTCAGATCCCATATTATGATGGCCATCAACTTTAGCATCCTTCTCTTCAACAGGAGAATCCTTGTGATTTTGTTGCTTCTCTCCTGCTGTTGTTTTAGTTATCTGATTTTGGCCTCTTATGGTGTCATTGGGACCCACCTGTTGTGAAGTTGGGTCCTCTACATTACCAGGTTTTTCCCCTGGAAACTgcattaaggaaaaaaaaaaagaaaagaaaaaaggcaaTAAAATTCCAAGAGCAACATTTTAACTCAAATTATCTTCAAAAGATATTAGAAGTGACAAACCTCAACTCTCTGCCTTAATAAAAGATATCTTCCATGGGTTCTTTTACCTCCAACATGTACAGCCATATCACATTGCAAACAAAGGGAGCTTCCATCTATCTCACAGTAAAAGAAGCCTACATACGCATTCCAATAAAACAATAGCTCTGTAatgaaagaagaaataaaagacaAAAAGACAGACACCTGAAATGCATACCAGGTGCGTTTTCACATATGTCACAGCGAGGAACATCCCTTGGATTTTCCAGACCCACTCGGACATGTCGGCTGGCAAGCTTATTGCACTTGTGGACCTGCCATATCCATCAATAGTTCAAAGCAAGGTTTCAATTTTTCAGGACAATCTAGACCAATGAAACAATTCAAGttctaaaaaatgaaaaacaagcCATTTGAAAAGCAAGCAACTAGGGGGGAAATCGTGTCTCCTACAAAGAACTACATGGGATCCAGTTAACAACTAAAGCACACCCCCAAAGTGCACAGTTtcatgaagaaaaagaaaaggaccaaCTTTTACATCACAGGCAGAGCAAAGAGCAGCCTCATCAGCCGCACAGAAGACAACAGCAGCAGCACTTTCACAAGCATCACAAAGGGTTCGCATAATTCTCTCTCACTCTCATCCTCTCCCAATCACAAAGGGTTCATATAGTGCAATAATATATACGTCCTAGAAACGAATGAAAAACAAGCTGTTTCTATAATCAAATGAAACTATAAGCAGACGTGATATTGATGATGACAAGGACTATGAGATTGGACTGGAGTAGAAAGGGGGAAAATGTGGGCATTTGAATAATCAGACAACAAAGACATGACAACTTTTGTTTTGGTTCATTTGGTATTTGCTCACTTGATGGAATGGACGTTACAAGCTTTTCACAGTATTGGGTTTTGTGAGTTGTGCGGTTGAGAACCTTTCTTGCTTTAACCTTTGTTCACCAGTCACATATCTGCCACGGGAGTTGGGACCcagagtttttaaattttttttttaactattattGTTATTTTGGGTCTGGTTTTCTTAATTCCTTTTTGCTGCTTTTGGAAATCTAGCTAGCATCCACATAAACATCTTCTCACCTTCATTGGTTCTGTAATCTCCTCCCTTAGTGACACAACTGGCTGAAAATATCTGACGCAggttatata includes these proteins:
- the LOC107897608 gene encoding B-box zinc finger protein 18 isoform X1, translating into MRTLCDACESAAAVVFCAADEAALCSACDVKVHKCNKLASRHVRVGLENPRDVPRCDICENAPGFFYCEIDGSSLCLQCDMAVHVGGKRTHGRYLLLRQRVEFPGEKPGNVEDPTSQQVGPNDTIRGQNQITKTTAGEKQQNHKDSPVEEKDAKVDGHHNMGSEMIDLNMKPHW
- the LOC107897608 gene encoding B-box zinc finger protein 18 isoform X2 — translated: MRTLCDACESAAAVVFCAADEAALCSACDVHKCNKLASRHVRVGLENPRDVPRCDICENAPGFFYCEIDGSSLCLQCDMAVHVGGKRTHGRYLLLRQRVEFPGEKPGNVEDPTSQQVGPNDTIRGQNQITKTTAGEKQQNHKDSPVEEKDAKVDGHHNMGSEMIDLNMKPHW